The following proteins come from a genomic window of Gammaproteobacteria bacterium:
- the waaF gene encoding lipopolysaccharide heptosyltransferase II, whose product MPEPNSDSSCLIVGPSWVGDMVLAQSLFITLARRQPGLAIDVLAPRWSEPLLARMPEVRKSIIQPLGHGQLKLGVRRELGRLLRGERYGQVIVLPNSFKSALIPYFARIPRRTGYRGELRYGLLNDRRLLNKTALPQTVQRFVALGLPADSALPPDCPRPSLQVDESARDAALQRLELDVDRPVLALCPGAEYGPAKRWPAGHFAAVARDRLAAGWRVWVFGSGKDADIAAQVCAQAGEGCVNLAGQTSLGEAIDLLSLAAAVVSNDSGLMHVAAALGRPLVAVYGSSDPGFTPPMSERARIERLGLNCSPCFERECPLGHTNCLNQLAPERVLASLHVLTV is encoded by the coding sequence ATGCCGGAACCCAACTCTGATTCTTCCTGCCTGATCGTCGGCCCCTCCTGGGTCGGCGACATGGTGCTCGCCCAGTCGCTGTTCATCACCCTGGCCCGCCGCCAGCCGGGTCTGGCCATCGACGTGCTGGCGCCGCGCTGGAGCGAACCGCTACTCGCGCGCATGCCGGAGGTGCGCAAGTCGATCATCCAGCCGCTGGGACACGGTCAGCTCAAGCTGGGCGTGCGGCGTGAACTCGGCCGCCTGCTGCGCGGTGAGCGCTACGGGCAGGTGATCGTGCTGCCCAATTCCTTCAAGTCGGCGCTGATTCCGTACTTCGCCCGCATTCCGCGCCGCACCGGGTATCGTGGCGAATTGCGCTACGGACTGCTCAACGACCGGCGCCTCCTGAACAAGACCGCGCTGCCGCAGACGGTGCAGCGCTTCGTGGCGCTGGGCCTGCCGGCGGACAGTGCGCTGCCGCCCGACTGTCCCCGGCCGTCGCTGCAGGTGGACGAATCGGCGCGCGACGCGGCGCTGCAGCGTCTGGAGCTGGATGTGGACCGCCCGGTCCTGGCGTTGTGCCCCGGTGCCGAATACGGCCCCGCCAAGCGCTGGCCGGCCGGGCATTTCGCCGCCGTCGCCCGCGACCGGCTGGCGGCCGGCTGGCGCGTGTGGGTATTCGGTTCCGGCAAGGATGCGGACATCGCCGCGCAGGTCTGCGCCCAGGCCGGCGAGGGTTGCGTAAACCTCGCCGGTCAGACCAGCCTGGGCGAAGCCATCGATCTGCTGTCGCTGGCCGCGGCCGTGGTCAGCAACGATTCCGGGCTGATGCACGTGGCCGCCGCCCTCGGACGGCCGCTGGTGGCCGTGTACGGTTCATCCGATCCCGGTTTTACCCCGCCGATGAGCGAGCGTGCCCGCATCGAACGTCTCGGGCTCAACTGCAGCCCCTGTTTCGAGCGCGAATGTCCGCTGGGCCACACCAACTGTCTCAACCAGCTGGCGCCGGAGCGAGTGCTCGCCAGTCTGCATGTCCTGACCGTCTGA
- a CDS encoding zinc-finger domain-containing protein: MPNPHTADHQDQYRTSNAQARVEITRADLPLHCPQPGTSLWNSHPRVYIPIQDDPDHQMICPYCGTLYVLKD, translated from the coding sequence ATGCCCAACCCGCACACCGCTGACCATCAGGATCAGTATCGAACTTCGAACGCGCAGGCACGGGTGGAGATCACCCGTGCCGACCTGCCGCTGCACTGCCCGCAGCCGGGGACCTCGCTGTGGAATTCCCATCCGCGCGTCTACATTCCGATCCAGGACGATCCCGACCATCAGATGATCTGTCCTTACTGCGGCACGCTGTACGTACTCAAGGACTGA